One Hyphomicrobium sp. CS1GBMeth3 DNA segment encodes these proteins:
- a CDS encoding septum formation initiator family protein encodes MLLLCLALTAYFAFHTIKGRHGLDARDKLLERESALEFEIQSLEAVRAKLSRDVALLRPDLPDPDFVQEIAREVLGFANPRDRVVMTPPPG; translated from the coding sequence GTGTTGCTTCTCTGCCTGGCGTTGACGGCATATTTCGCCTTTCACACGATCAAGGGCCGCCACGGCCTCGATGCGCGGGACAAACTGCTTGAGCGCGAAAGTGCTCTTGAGTTTGAGATCCAGAGCCTCGAGGCCGTGCGCGCCAAGCTTTCGCGCGATGTGGCGCTGCTCCGGCCCGATCTTCCCGATCCCGACTTCGTGCAAGAAATCGCCCGTGAGGTTCTCGGTTTCGCGAACCCGCGCGACCGCGTGGTCATGACGCCACCGCCGGGTTGA